One genomic region from Gossypium hirsutum isolate 1008001.06 chromosome D13, Gossypium_hirsutum_v2.1, whole genome shotgun sequence encodes:
- the LOC107920330 gene encoding mitochondrial proton/calcium exchanger protein isoform X1, with amino-acid sequence MASRVILRRRSYIFNSPTRLTSLIRGFSSFEHRQSFTSEDSQGSPYVASHPYPGSDFKKVVLPSVLKNELSYFLASQYLRSNSSGISNSGYLVGNLEFKFPSGVRWFSQSARSASTSTASSDGKEQQASKKVKEASPEECDQAVEGLSTVKAKAKAKQVQDSTKSGQSLIKKLWAMILGIGPALRAVASMSREDWAKKLRHWKDEFKSTMQHYWLGTKLLWADIRISSRLLVKLASGKGLSRRERQQLTRTTADIFRLVPFAVFIIVPFMEFLLPVFLKLFPNMLPSTFQDKMKEQEALKRRLNARIEYAKFLQDTVKEMAKEIQNSRSGDVKKTAEDLAEFMNKVRTGAGVSNDEILGFAKLFNDELTLDNISRPRLVNMCKYMGISPYGTDAYLRYMLRKRLQEIKNDDKMIQAESVESLSEAELRQACRERGLLGLLSVEEMRQQLRDWLDLSLNHSVPSSLLILSRAFTVSGKVRPEEAVQATLSSLPDEVVDTVGVTALPSEDSVSERRRKLEFLEMQEELIKEEEEEEEEEQAKLKESFSKQKDVALEELAVSTAKEAQELAKAKTLEKHEQLCELSRALAVLASASSVSWEREEFLRLVKKEVELYNSMVEKEGTEDEEEAKKAYKAAREHSDHTAQKAIGDKVSSALIDRVDAMLQKLEKEIDDVDAKIGDRWRLLDRDYDGKVTPEEVASAAMYLKDTLGKEGIQELISNLSIDREGKILVEDIVKLGGETDDADTAEAGRS; translated from the exons ATGGCTTCAAGAGTGATCTTGCGAAGGAGGAGCTACATTTTCAATTCCCCAACTCGACTTACTTCCCTGATTCGGGGCTTTTCTAGTTTTGAGCATAGACAATCATTTACATCCGAGGATTCACAAGGATCACCCTATGTTGCAAGCCATCCCTATCCAGGTTCTGATTTTAAGAAAGTCGTTTTACCTTCAGTTCTAAAAAATGAGCTATCATATTTTCTAGCATCACAATATCTTAGGAGTAACTCATCCGGAATCTCAAACTCGGGTTATCTAGTGGgaaatttagaatttaagtttCCATCGGGAGTCCGATGGTTTTCACAATCTGCGCGTTCTGCTTCGACTTCCACCGCTTCTAGTGATGGAAAAGAACAACAGGCTTCTAAAAAGGTGAAGGAGGCTTCGCCCGAGGAATGCGATCAAGCAGTTGAAGGCCTGAGTACAGTGAAAGCCAAAGCCAAAGCTAAGCAGGTACAGGACTCCACCAAAAGTGGACAATCGTTAATCAAGAAACTATGGGCAATGATTCTTGGCATTGGACCTGCCTTGAGAGCTGTTGCTTCTATGAGCAG AGAAGACTGGGCAAAGAAGCTTCGCCATTGGAAGGATGAATTTAAATCTACAATGCAACACTATTGGTTGGGTACAAAGTTACTTTGGGCTGATATTAGGATAAGCTCAAGGTTGTTGGTAAAACTTGCTAGCGGGAAGGGTCTTTCTAGAAGGGAAAGGCAACAGCTTACTAGAACGACAGCTGATATTTTTAGGCTAGTTCCTTTTGCCGTCTTCATCATAGTTCCATTTATGGAGTTCTTGCTACCAGTATTTTTGAAACTATTTCCCAACATGTTACCTTCAACCTTCCAGGACAAGATGAAAGAACAG GAAGCATTGAAAAGACGGCTGAATGCTAGGATAGAATATGCAAAGTTTCTTCAAGATACGGTGAAAGAAATGGCAAAAGAAATCCAAAACTCACGGAGTGGAGATGTTAAAAAGACGGCAGAAGATCTTGCTGAGTTTATGAACAAg GTTAGAACTGGTGCAGGTGTATCCAATGATGAAATTTTAGGCTTCGCCAAGTTGTTTAATGATGAACTTACTTTAGACAATATTAGCAG GCCTCGTTTAGTGAATATGTGCAAATATATGGGTATCAGTCCATATGGTACAGATGCATATTTACGATATATGCTTCGGAAAAGACTGCAAGA AATCAAGAATGATGATAAGATGATTCAAGCTGAGAGTGTGGAGTCTCTTTCAGAAGCGGAGCTTCGACAAGCTTGCAGAGAGCGGGGCTTACTTGGATTACTTTCAGTGGAGGAGATGAGGCAACAG TTGCGTGACTGGCTGGATTTATCTCTCAATCATTCCGTTCCCTCTTCTCTATTGATTCTGTCTCG AGCGTTCACCGTGTCTGGAAAAGTCAGACCAGAGGAGGCTGTTCAAGCTACACTCTCCTCTCTTCCGGATGAGGTCGTGGATACTGTTGGAGTTACAGCTTTACCATCTGAAGATTCTGTTTCAGAAAGGAGGAGAAAGTTGGAATTCCTTGAAATGCAGGAAGAACTTATCAAG GaggaagaagaggaggaggaagagGAACAAGCCAAGTTGAAAGAATCTTTTAGCAAACAAAAGGATGTGGCTTTGGAAGAGTTGGCTGTTTCCACAGCAAAAGAAGCGCAAGAATTAGCAAAAGCAAAAACATTGGAAAAACATGAGCAGCTATGTGAGCTCAGCCGAGCATTAGCTGTTTTAGCTTCTGCATCC TCGGTGAGCTGGGAGCGTGAAGAGTTCTTGAGACTTGTCAAGAAAGAG GTAGAACTGTACAACAGTATGGTAGAGAAAGAGGGTacagaagatgaagaagaagctAAGAAGGCATACAAAGCTGCCCGAGAGCATAGTGACCATACTGCTCAGAAGGCAATTGGTGACAAAGTTTCCTCTGCACTTATAGACAGG GTTGATGCTATGCTCCAAAagcttgaaaaagaaattgatgaTGTTGATGCTAAGATTGGAGACCGATGGCGGTTGCTTGATAG GGATTATGATGGTAAAGTTACTCCTGAGGAGGTTGCTTCTGCTGCTATGTATCTCAAGGACACATTAGGCAAGGAGGGTATACAGGAGCTTATTAGCAACCTCTCCATAGATCGAG AAGGAAAAATACTAGTTGAAGATATCGTCAAATTAGGGGGTGAAACAGATGACGCTGACACTGCTGAAGCAGGAAGATCGTAG
- the LOC107920330 gene encoding mitochondrial proton/calcium exchanger protein isoform X2: MQHYWLGTKLLWADIRISSRLLVKLASGKGLSRRERQQLTRTTADIFRLVPFAVFIIVPFMEFLLPVFLKLFPNMLPSTFQDKMKEQEALKRRLNARIEYAKFLQDTVKEMAKEIQNSRSGDVKKTAEDLAEFMNKVRTGAGVSNDEILGFAKLFNDELTLDNISRPRLVNMCKYMGISPYGTDAYLRYMLRKRLQEIKNDDKMIQAESVESLSEAELRQACRERGLLGLLSVEEMRQQLRDWLDLSLNHSVPSSLLILSRAFTVSGKVRPEEAVQATLSSLPDEVVDTVGVTALPSEDSVSERRRKLEFLEMQEELIKEEEEEEEEEQAKLKESFSKQKDVALEELAVSTAKEAQELAKAKTLEKHEQLCELSRALAVLASASSVSWEREEFLRLVKKEVELYNSMVEKEGTEDEEEAKKAYKAAREHSDHTAQKAIGDKVSSALIDRVDAMLQKLEKEIDDVDAKIGDRWRLLDRDYDGKVTPEEVASAAMYLKDTLGKEGIQELISNLSIDREGKILVEDIVKLGGETDDADTAEAGRS; the protein is encoded by the exons ATGCAACACTATTGGTTGGGTACAAAGTTACTTTGGGCTGATATTAGGATAAGCTCAAGGTTGTTGGTAAAACTTGCTAGCGGGAAGGGTCTTTCTAGAAGGGAAAGGCAACAGCTTACTAGAACGACAGCTGATATTTTTAGGCTAGTTCCTTTTGCCGTCTTCATCATAGTTCCATTTATGGAGTTCTTGCTACCAGTATTTTTGAAACTATTTCCCAACATGTTACCTTCAACCTTCCAGGACAAGATGAAAGAACAG GAAGCATTGAAAAGACGGCTGAATGCTAGGATAGAATATGCAAAGTTTCTTCAAGATACGGTGAAAGAAATGGCAAAAGAAATCCAAAACTCACGGAGTGGAGATGTTAAAAAGACGGCAGAAGATCTTGCTGAGTTTATGAACAAg GTTAGAACTGGTGCAGGTGTATCCAATGATGAAATTTTAGGCTTCGCCAAGTTGTTTAATGATGAACTTACTTTAGACAATATTAGCAG GCCTCGTTTAGTGAATATGTGCAAATATATGGGTATCAGTCCATATGGTACAGATGCATATTTACGATATATGCTTCGGAAAAGACTGCAAGA AATCAAGAATGATGATAAGATGATTCAAGCTGAGAGTGTGGAGTCTCTTTCAGAAGCGGAGCTTCGACAAGCTTGCAGAGAGCGGGGCTTACTTGGATTACTTTCAGTGGAGGAGATGAGGCAACAG TTGCGTGACTGGCTGGATTTATCTCTCAATCATTCCGTTCCCTCTTCTCTATTGATTCTGTCTCG AGCGTTCACCGTGTCTGGAAAAGTCAGACCAGAGGAGGCTGTTCAAGCTACACTCTCCTCTCTTCCGGATGAGGTCGTGGATACTGTTGGAGTTACAGCTTTACCATCTGAAGATTCTGTTTCAGAAAGGAGGAGAAAGTTGGAATTCCTTGAAATGCAGGAAGAACTTATCAAG GaggaagaagaggaggaggaagagGAACAAGCCAAGTTGAAAGAATCTTTTAGCAAACAAAAGGATGTGGCTTTGGAAGAGTTGGCTGTTTCCACAGCAAAAGAAGCGCAAGAATTAGCAAAAGCAAAAACATTGGAAAAACATGAGCAGCTATGTGAGCTCAGCCGAGCATTAGCTGTTTTAGCTTCTGCATCC TCGGTGAGCTGGGAGCGTGAAGAGTTCTTGAGACTTGTCAAGAAAGAG GTAGAACTGTACAACAGTATGGTAGAGAAAGAGGGTacagaagatgaagaagaagctAAGAAGGCATACAAAGCTGCCCGAGAGCATAGTGACCATACTGCTCAGAAGGCAATTGGTGACAAAGTTTCCTCTGCACTTATAGACAGG GTTGATGCTATGCTCCAAAagcttgaaaaagaaattgatgaTGTTGATGCTAAGATTGGAGACCGATGGCGGTTGCTTGATAG GGATTATGATGGTAAAGTTACTCCTGAGGAGGTTGCTTCTGCTGCTATGTATCTCAAGGACACATTAGGCAAGGAGGGTATACAGGAGCTTATTAGCAACCTCTCCATAGATCGAG AAGGAAAAATACTAGTTGAAGATATCGTCAAATTAGGGGGTGAAACAGATGACGCTGACACTGCTGAAGCAGGAAGATCGTAG